The proteins below come from a single Gossypium raimondii isolate GPD5lz chromosome 2, ASM2569854v1, whole genome shotgun sequence genomic window:
- the LOC105787899 gene encoding uncharacterized protein LOC105787899, whose translation MGGCATKPKVLKGDEPEIPAPAPSKEAVPEPKEAALVVAADGEKKVEANEVAKDKDVIDDDAIDDQSNKRRSLSNLFQEKEKGTAESDTTPSEPMKNDTPESALQESSEIAKQESLEPVSIPSGNIESAQAVPKAVAAAAAVVNVPETQSKETSAGEKKGEMLVAN comes from the exons ATGGGTGGTTGTGCTACCAAGCCCAAGGTTTTGAAGGGTGACGAACCCGAGATCCCTGCTCCAGCACCGTCGAAAGAGGCGGTTCCCGAACCAAAGGAGGCTGCTCTTGTTGTTGCTGCTGATGGTGAAAAGAAGGTGGAAGCTAATGAGGTTGCTAAGGACAAAGATGTTATCGATGATGATGCCATTGATGATCAATCAAACAAGAGACGATCTCTTAGTAACTTGTTCCAAGAG AAAGAAAAGGGGACAGCTGAGAGTGATACCACACCATCAGAGCCAATGAAAAACGATACACCGGAGTCAGCGCTCCAAGAATCTTCGGAAATAGCTAAACAAGAGTCGTTGGAGCCCGTGTCTATTCCTTCCGGGAACATAGAATCAGCTCAAGCAGTGCCCAAGGCAgtagcagcagcagcagcagttGTGAATGTGCCGGAGACACAAAGCAAAGAAACGTCAGCCGGCGAAAAGAAAGGCGAGATGCTAGTAGCAAACTGA
- the LOC105789796 gene encoding agamous-like MADS-box protein AGL82: MGRGKLNMKFIMKDKVRILTYEKRKKGLIKKAQEFSILCGVETCVILYAPKSKETPAKLEIWPPDHAKVMHVIDKYKGKPLHVRERKCFNVLDFYAIRRKKLDDEICKLRKANTEAKFSVWDDRINSFSVNQLSALLSRLDSNLESARTMIKMIKGKHQSLIEDSTENQLNQPSLDLYNQAQLSLFQRASDMEITKQQQPMFTVSSSCQPFSSNEPLQWQSVNMNPIDTSMAMVSTNGTLGFTQADGECSSSTTYSSLTPQTCYDPTTSMVGNVVLSNSWGVPVCFYGQLMPPMTPFASPTMLSFPSQAGELYRNVGDRVRSINKK; encoded by the coding sequence ATGGGTCGTGGAAAATTGAACATGAAGTTCATTATGAAAGACAAAGTGCGTATTTTAACATACGAAAAGCGCAAAAAGGGACTAATAAAAAAGGCCCAAGAATTCTCGATTCTTTGCGGTGTTGAAACGTGTGTAATTCTTTATGCACCCAAATCGAAAGAAACCCCTGCGAAGCTCGAGATTTGGCCCCCGGACCATGCTAAAGTGATGCATGTCATCGACAAATACAAAGGGAAGCCATTGCACGTACGCGAAAGGAAATGCTTTAACGTTCTTGATTTCTATGCAATACGTCGGAAGAAGCTCGATGACGAGATTTGCAAACTGCGGAAAGCTAATACAGAAGCCAAGTTTTCCGTATGGGATGATCGTATCAATAGCTTCTCGGTTAATCAACTTTCGGCCCTTCTCTCTAGGTTGGACTCCAACTTAGAATCCGCACGGACGATGATTAAGATGATAAAGGGAAAGCATCAATCTTTAATCGAAGATTCAACTGAAAACCAGCTGAACCAACCAAGCCTTGATCTTTATAATCAAGCTCAACTCTCCTTGTTTCAAAGGGCCTCGGACATGGAAATCACAAAGCAGCAACAACCCATGTTTACTGTGAGTTCTTCTTGTCAACCTTTTAGCTCCAATGAGCCTCTTCAATGGCAGTCTGTCAATATGAATCCTATTGATACCTCAATGGCAATGGTGTCCACAAATGGTACTTTAGGCTTCACTCAAGCGGATGGAGAGTGTAGTAGCAGCACAACTTATAGTTCACTAACACCACAAACATGTTATGACCCAACAACTTCAATGGTGGGCAATGTAGTGTTGAGTAACTCTTGGGGAGTCCCAGTTTGCTTTTATGGTCAGTTAATGCCGCCAATGACACCATTTGCGTCCCCTACGATGTTGAGCTTTCCTTCTCAAGCTGGCGAGCTTTATCGTAATGTCGGTGATCGAGTTAGATCAATCAATAAGAAATAG
- the LOC105787898 gene encoding WAT1-related protein At5g64700, whose amino-acid sequence MDNKKPYLAIILIQSIYAGMFLVSKAAFDGGMNNFVFVFYRQAAATVVLIPLALFLEWKTAPPLSFVTFSKIFLLSLFGITLSLDINGIALVYTSATLAAATTNCLPVITFFLAVLLGVETLRLKTSAGIAKLMGILSCLAGALTLAFFKGPHFKLFCLHHLFQHHHDQTLATTPTSSGLTWIKGSFLMLLSNILWGLWLVLQGPVLKTYPSKLLFTALQCFLSTIQSFAIAIALVRDPYEWRLGWNVRLVSVAYCGIVVTGVTYYLQAWVIEKKGPVLLAMSTPLNLIFTMLCSAFFLCQFISLGSVVGGVLLICGLYSVLWGKTKEQKLLNQNCSSAAVDKECTELPVVAP is encoded by the exons atggATAACAAAAAGCCCTATCTTGCTATTATTCTCATTCAATCTATATATGCGGGCATGTTCTTGGTCTCCAAGGCAGCTTTCGATGGTGGCATGAACAATTTCGTCTTCGTTTTCTACAGGCAGGCCGCTGCTACCGTTGTCTTGATCCCTCTTGCCTTGTTTCTTGAATG GAAAACAGCGCCTCCACTATCATTCGTGACGTTCAGCAAGATATTTTTGCTGTCTTTATTCGG GATAACTTTAAGCTTGGATATCAACGGTATAGCCCTAGTTTATACCTCTGCAACTTTAGCTGCTGCTACAACAAATTGTCTGCCTGTCATCACCTTTTTCTTGGCTGTGTTACTTGG GGTGGAAACGTTGAGACTAAAGACAAGTGCAGGGATAGCAAAACTTATGGGCATATTAAGTTGCTTGGCTGGTGCACTCACCCTTGCCTTTTTCAAGGGTCcccattttaaacttttttgcCTCCATCACCTCTTTCAGCACCACCATGACCAAACACTTGCTACTACCCCAACTTCCTCTGGTCTCACTTGGATTAAAGGTTCTTTCCTCATGTTGCTTTCCAACATCCTTTGGGGCTTATGGCTCGTCCTGCAG GGTCCGGTTTTGAAGACCTACCCTTCGAAGCTTCTCTTTACAGCTCTTCAGTGCTTCTTAAGCACAATTCAGTCATTTGCTATCGCTATTGCTTTGGTAAGAGATCCTTATGAATGGCGACTCGGCTGGAACGTTCGACTCGTTTCTGTAGCTTACTGT GGAATTGTGGTGACAGGCGTGACATATTACCTACAAGCATGGGTTATTGAAAAGAAGGGACCAGTGCTCTTGGCCATGTCAACACCATTGAATCTCATCTTCACAATGTTGTGTTCTGCATTTTTCTTATGCCAGTTTATCAGTTTAGGAAG TGTGGTAGGGGGGGTTTTGTTGATTTGTGGGCTATACAGTGTGCTGTGGGGCAAAACCAAAGAGCAGAAACTGCTGAATCAAAATTGTTCATCAGCTGCTGTGGACAAAGAATGCACTGAGCTACCAGTTGTGGCACCCTAA